The Rhodocytophaga rosea genome has a segment encoding these proteins:
- a CDS encoding M61 family metallopeptidase — translation MPVIFSSFSRLYHSLFLFVFVASSQIVNAQKIQYEISFDNAAHHEAQINVSFTNLTNKPLEVVMSRSSPGRYALHEFAKHVYALEARNSKDQKLQVSRPSPYQWNISGHDGTVRLTYTLFGNRADGTYTGINALFAVLNMPATFMWAHGLEKRPIEVRFRLPEGQQWKVATQLKSEKTPNTFSAPHLQYFLDSPTIVGNYTLREWLITEGGKEKTIQLALLHNGTEAEADQYASLVKKVVSEQKAVYGELPEYDFGKYTFLAAYSPYVSGDGMEHRNSTVCTSTHPLATNALDNLGTISHEFFHAWNVERIRPKSLEPFDFERANMSGELWFAEGFTTYYGNLILSRTGEVTLEQYTRELAANLDYMLRAPGRKLFSAVEMSQQAPFVDAAVSIEPNNRSNTYLSYYNFGDMIALALDLSLRKEFKNLTLDDYMRLVWKKFGKSETPYTMADLRTTLGELTGNQTFANTFYSSFIEGKETAPYKSLLAQAGMLLENANPGQASLGYVALRFSNEGAQIQSPVLRGSPLYLAGMESGDIILSIDGAKPTQENYKALLQQKKPGDTLSIVFSQMGKEKQTSVKLGTDEAMNIVLYEEAGMQVTEQIKSFRKSWLGSKSE, via the coding sequence ATGCCAGTAATTTTCTCCAGCTTCAGCCGGTTATATCATTCTTTATTTCTATTTGTTTTTGTTGCCAGCAGTCAGATTGTCAATGCGCAAAAAATCCAGTATGAGATCTCATTTGACAATGCAGCCCACCATGAAGCGCAGATCAATGTGAGTTTTACTAACCTGACAAACAAACCTTTAGAAGTTGTGATGAGCCGTTCTTCTCCAGGCAGGTATGCCTTACATGAATTTGCCAAGCACGTATATGCCCTGGAAGCCCGCAACAGCAAAGATCAGAAATTACAGGTATCCCGGCCCTCTCCTTATCAGTGGAATATTTCCGGTCATGATGGCACCGTACGACTTACCTATACTTTGTTTGGCAACCGGGCAGATGGAACCTATACCGGAATTAATGCTTTGTTTGCCGTATTAAATATGCCGGCTACCTTTATGTGGGCACATGGGCTGGAAAAACGTCCAATAGAAGTTCGGTTCCGCTTGCCGGAGGGCCAGCAATGGAAAGTCGCCACCCAGCTTAAATCCGAGAAAACACCTAATACTTTTTCAGCGCCTCATTTGCAATATTTCCTCGATAGCCCAACTATAGTAGGCAATTATACTTTGCGGGAATGGCTCATAACTGAAGGTGGCAAAGAAAAAACCATACAACTGGCTCTCCTTCACAACGGCACTGAGGCTGAAGCAGACCAGTATGCCAGCCTGGTAAAAAAAGTAGTAAGCGAGCAAAAGGCTGTTTATGGCGAACTGCCGGAGTATGATTTTGGAAAATATACTTTTCTGGCAGCTTATTCACCCTATGTTTCCGGAGATGGCATGGAACACCGGAATTCTACAGTTTGCACCAGCACCCATCCATTGGCTACAAACGCATTAGATAATTTAGGAACCATCTCTCATGAGTTTTTTCACGCCTGGAATGTAGAACGCATACGCCCAAAATCCCTGGAACCGTTTGACTTTGAAAGGGCAAATATGTCTGGGGAACTGTGGTTTGCCGAAGGATTTACCACCTATTATGGCAACCTGATTCTTTCCCGTACCGGTGAAGTAACCTTAGAACAATATACACGGGAGTTAGCGGCTAATCTGGATTATATGCTCAGAGCACCAGGGCGAAAATTATTTAGTGCCGTTGAAATGAGTCAGCAAGCTCCTTTTGTAGATGCGGCTGTTTCTATTGAACCGAATAACCGTTCGAATACCTACCTTTCATACTATAATTTTGGTGATATGATTGCACTTGCCTTAGACCTGAGCTTAAGAAAAGAATTCAAAAACCTAACCCTGGATGATTATATGCGGCTGGTCTGGAAAAAATTTGGTAAATCAGAAACACCCTATACCATGGCCGACCTCCGCACTACCTTAGGCGAACTCACCGGTAACCAGACATTTGCCAATACCTTTTATAGTAGTTTTATTGAAGGAAAAGAAACTGCCCCCTATAAAAGCTTGCTGGCACAGGCAGGTATGTTACTCGAAAATGCTAATCCAGGTCAGGCTTCGCTGGGGTATGTAGCCCTCCGCTTTTCTAATGAAGGAGCGCAGATTCAGTCGCCGGTACTAAGAGGAAGTCCATTATACTTAGCCGGGATGGAAAGTGGTGATATAATTTTAAGTATTGATGGCGCTAAGCCTACTCAGGAAAATTACAAGGCTTTATTACAACAGAAAAAACCAGGTGATACCCTATCAATTGTTTTCAGCCAGATGGGAAAAGAAAAGCAGACCAGCGTAAAATTAGGTACCGACGAAGCCATGAATATCGTTTTATATGAAGAAGCAGGAATGCAAGTTACTGAGCAGATAAAATCATTCCGCAAAAGCTGGCTGGGAAGTAAGAGCGAGTAG
- a CDS encoding inorganic phosphate transporter: MFGLELELLILLFFCLLAACAFEFVNGFHDTANAVATVIYTNSLKPWTAVIWSGFCNFVGVFAGGIGVAMGIVNLLPVELLIDQNVYHSIAMVLALLFSAIAWNFGTWYYGLPSSSSHTLIGSILGVGLAFSFMPENDGGGAAVNWSKATEIGFSLLLSPIFGFSLAIFLMFALRRLVKDTDGEVIFKEPHKQKPPPLWIRSILLLTCTLVSFFHGSNDGQKGVGLVMLILIGIVPAYFALDNNINPDSIPRNLADIEQVVSRVDTSSLSVVERQRLRNTNSRIDSLQAIVAADGKKIPSEKKLEVRRDVLLISKEMNFLVNNESVAMSKNDAQLIKSSVDSLRTFTDYAPTWVIFMISISLGLGTMVGWKRIVRTVGEKIGKQHLTYAQGASAELVAASTIGVSTFLALPVSTTHVLSSGIAGSMVASKGIKNLQPKTIKNILMAWLLTLPVSITLSGLLYIFFRWVL, encoded by the coding sequence ATGTTCGGACTAGAGTTAGAATTACTCATCCTTTTATTTTTCTGTTTGCTGGCCGCCTGTGCCTTTGAATTTGTGAATGGATTTCATGATACTGCAAATGCCGTAGCTACTGTTATTTATACCAACTCCCTTAAACCCTGGACTGCTGTTATCTGGTCTGGATTCTGCAATTTTGTGGGCGTATTTGCCGGAGGAATTGGCGTAGCGATGGGTATTGTAAATTTGTTGCCAGTAGAACTACTGATTGACCAGAATGTATATCACAGCATTGCCATGGTACTGGCCCTGCTGTTTAGTGCCATCGCCTGGAACTTTGGTACCTGGTATTATGGCTTGCCCAGTTCAAGTTCTCATACCCTGATTGGTTCTATCTTAGGTGTTGGTCTGGCTTTTAGCTTTATGCCTGAAAATGATGGCGGAGGAGCTGCTGTAAACTGGAGCAAAGCCACTGAAATAGGCTTTTCGCTATTGTTATCTCCTATTTTCGGATTCAGCCTGGCTATTTTCTTAATGTTTGCCCTAAGAAGACTGGTAAAAGATACCGATGGAGAAGTGATTTTTAAAGAACCGCACAAACAAAAACCTCCTCCACTCTGGATCAGGAGTATCCTGCTGTTAACCTGTACGCTGGTAAGCTTTTTTCATGGCTCCAACGACGGACAAAAAGGAGTAGGGCTGGTGATGCTGATACTTATTGGGATCGTGCCTGCTTATTTTGCCCTGGATAACAATATAAATCCTGATTCTATTCCACGTAATCTGGCTGATATTGAGCAGGTGGTAAGCAGGGTTGATACCAGTTCCTTGTCTGTAGTAGAACGGCAGCGTTTGCGCAATACCAATTCCCGGATAGATTCCCTGCAAGCAATTGTCGCTGCAGACGGTAAGAAAATTCCTTCAGAGAAAAAGCTGGAAGTCCGCCGGGATGTGCTGCTTATTAGCAAGGAGATGAATTTTCTGGTAAACAATGAGTCGGTGGCCATGAGTAAGAATGATGCCCAGCTGATTAAAAGCAGTGTGGATAGCCTGCGTACCTTTACAGACTATGCCCCTACCTGGGTTATTTTTATGATCTCCATTTCACTGGGTCTTGGAACTATGGTAGGGTGGAAGCGGATTGTTCGTACAGTAGGAGAAAAAATCGGAAAGCAACATTTAACCTATGCACAGGGTGCATCAGCAGAACTGGTAGCTGCCAGTACAATTGGCGTATCTACTTTTCTGGCTTTACCGGTAAGTACCACACATGTGCTTTCGTCGGGAATTGCCGGCAGTATGGTGGCCAGCAAAGGAATTAAAAATTTGCAGCCTAAAACCATTAAAAATATCCTGATGGCATGGCTACTTACCTTACCGGTTTCTATCACTTTATCCGGCTTGTTGTATATCTTCTTCCGGTGGGTTTTGTAA
- the fbaA gene encoding class II fructose-bisphosphate aldolase, which yields MNNVASKFRPGVLTGDDVHELLNYANENNFALPAVNVIGTNSVNAVLETAKAVNSPVIIQFSNGGAQFFAGKGLPNDKQQASIAGAISGAQHVHAVAELYGVPVILHTDHAAKKLLPWIDGLLDAGEKFYEQHGKPLYSSHMLDLSEEPLEENVEISKKYLQRMSRLGMTIEVELGVTGGEEDGVDNSGVDSAHLYTQPEEVAHAYEELGKVSNRFTIAAAFGNVHGVYKPGNVQLRPEILKNSQEYIRKKFGISSPTPVNFVFHGGSGSPQHQIREAIEYGAVKMNIDTDMQWAFWEGIRNYYEAKKGYLQGQIGNPEGEDSPNKKYYDPRAWLREGEKTFIARLKQAFEDLNAINRNV from the coding sequence ATGAATAATGTTGCTTCTAAATTCAGACCTGGCGTACTCACCGGTGACGACGTGCATGAATTACTGAACTATGCCAACGAAAATAATTTTGCCCTGCCTGCTGTAAATGTGATTGGAACCAACTCTGTAAATGCGGTTCTGGAAACGGCAAAAGCGGTAAACTCTCCGGTAATTATACAATTTTCCAATGGCGGCGCCCAATTTTTTGCCGGCAAAGGTTTGCCCAACGATAAACAACAGGCTTCTATTGCCGGTGCCATTTCGGGTGCCCAGCATGTACATGCCGTAGCCGAACTGTATGGGGTTCCTGTCATTCTGCATACTGACCATGCGGCTAAAAAATTACTTCCCTGGATAGACGGTCTGCTCGATGCCGGAGAAAAATTCTATGAACAGCATGGAAAACCGCTGTATAGCTCCCATATGCTCGACCTGTCGGAAGAACCGCTTGAAGAAAATGTTGAGATCAGCAAAAAATACCTGCAACGCATGAGCCGCCTGGGTATGACCATTGAAGTAGAACTAGGGGTAACCGGAGGCGAAGAAGATGGTGTTGACAATTCCGGGGTAGATAGCGCCCATCTGTATACACAGCCTGAAGAAGTTGCACATGCCTACGAAGAACTTGGCAAAGTAAGCAACCGTTTTACTATTGCTGCCGCTTTTGGAAACGTGCATGGCGTATACAAACCAGGCAATGTGCAGTTAAGACCTGAAATTCTGAAAAACTCTCAGGAATATATCCGTAAAAAATTCGGCATCAGCAGCCCTACGCCTGTCAACTTTGTATTCCACGGCGGCTCTGGTTCTCCACAGCATCAGATTCGGGAAGCTATTGAATATGGAGCAGTAAAAATGAATATAGATACTGATATGCAATGGGCATTCTGGGAAGGTATCAGAAATTATTATGAAGCTAAAAAAGGCTACCTGCAAGGCCAAATAGGCAATCCTGAAGGAGAAGACAGTCCGAATAAAAAATACTATGATCCCAGAGCATGGTTGCGTGAAGGAGAGAAAACCTTTATTGCCCGCTTAAAACAGGCATTTGAAGATCTGAATGCTATTAACCGGAATGTGTAA
- a CDS encoding STAS domain-containing protein, translated as MEISTLREDSFCIIAINGELDASSSILLDKAIESVVVQNEANILVDCKNLNYISSAGLGVFMSYLQDFQDKNISLVLFGLNEKVRNVFEILGLDQLLTIVFSKEEAKSLVNDPLL; from the coding sequence ATGGAAATTAGCACCTTACGCGAAGACAGTTTTTGCATTATTGCTATCAATGGCGAACTGGATGCCAGCTCGTCTATTTTGTTAGACAAGGCTATAGAAAGCGTTGTGGTTCAAAATGAAGCCAATATTTTAGTTGATTGTAAGAATTTAAATTATATATCTTCTGCCGGACTAGGTGTATTCATGTCCTATCTTCAGGATTTCCAGGACAAGAATATATCATTAGTCCTTTTTGGATTAAATGAAAAAGTAAGGAATGTATTTGAAATACTAGGTTTAGATCAATTACTTACCATCGTTTTCTCTAAAGAAGAAGCAAAATCATTAGTAAATGATCCATTATTATAA
- a CDS encoding ABC transporter ATP-binding protein encodes MKLLYSYLNQYKGLVLLALLLAAINQIFSFLDPYIFQKIIDGYVINKDGSLRNYDSVNIFLKGAGMLILAAMGVAMVSRIAKAFQDYFINVITQRLGAQIYSDGLRHSLDMPFQVFEDQRSGETLGILQKVRIDVEKLIAAFVNILFTSLVGIVFVMTYAITVNWLLGVVYLSSVPLLGLVSSLLSKRIKVIQKTIVAQTTSLAGSTTESLRNIELIKSLGLSGQETKRLNDTTTKILKLELKKVRYIRSLSFVQGTFVNLLRNGLLLLMLYLVVIGQLTVGQFFTFFLYSFFVFGPLQELGNIINIYRETEVSLENFQRILKMPKERIPEKPVAVGRLRELGFQQVSFKHQTASQNALTNISFNMQIGQTIAFVGPSGSGKTTLVKLLVGLYTPNSGQILYNGVPGSDIDLNGLREQIGFVTQDTQLFAGTIRENLRFAAPHATDEQCLDMLAKAAAHNLLARADKGLDTVLGEGGVKVSGGEKQRLSIARALLRKPTLLVFDEATSALDSLTEEEISKTVREISESLNHMTILIAHRLSTVLHADRIFVLEKGQIVEAGKHQELLEQKGLYYAMWRQQIGERTLSSIKPGSVKVAS; translated from the coding sequence ATGAAATTATTGTATTCGTATCTGAACCAGTACAAAGGATTGGTCTTATTGGCACTATTACTTGCAGCTATAAACCAGATATTTTCCTTTTTAGACCCCTATATCTTCCAGAAAATCATTGACGGCTATGTAATCAATAAGGATGGTTCGCTGCGCAATTACGACAGTGTAAATATATTCCTGAAAGGAGCAGGTATGCTTATACTGGCGGCTATGGGAGTTGCCATGGTATCCAGGATTGCCAAAGCTTTCCAGGATTATTTTATCAATGTGATCACCCAGCGGCTTGGCGCACAGATTTATTCAGATGGCTTACGTCATTCCCTGGATATGCCTTTTCAGGTATTTGAAGATCAGCGCAGTGGCGAAACGTTAGGCATCCTCCAGAAAGTGCGGATAGATGTAGAAAAACTGATTGCGGCTTTTGTAAATATTCTGTTCACATCACTGGTAGGAATTGTTTTTGTAATGACATATGCCATTACTGTTAACTGGCTGCTTGGTGTCGTTTACCTCTCATCTGTGCCGTTGCTGGGCCTGGTAAGTTCATTGCTGAGTAAACGGATAAAAGTTATTCAGAAAACCATCGTGGCGCAAACTACCAGCCTTGCCGGTTCTACGACAGAATCACTGCGCAATATTGAACTGATCAAAAGTCTGGGGCTTTCCGGGCAGGAAACCAAGCGGCTCAACGATACGACTACCAAAATTCTGAAGCTGGAACTCAAAAAAGTACGGTATATCCGGAGTCTGAGTTTTGTACAAGGTACCTTTGTAAATCTGCTTCGGAATGGACTTCTGCTGCTAATGCTTTATCTGGTAGTAATTGGCCAGTTAACGGTAGGGCAGTTTTTTACTTTCTTTCTGTATTCTTTTTTTGTGTTTGGTCCGCTCCAGGAACTAGGGAATATCATTAATATATACCGTGAAACGGAAGTATCTCTTGAAAACTTCCAGCGGATTCTCAAGATGCCTAAAGAGCGTATTCCCGAAAAACCTGTCGCTGTTGGCAGGCTTCGTGAACTAGGATTCCAGCAGGTCAGTTTTAAACATCAGACGGCCAGCCAGAATGCACTTACTAATATCTCATTCAATATGCAGATTGGGCAGACCATAGCCTTTGTAGGTCCATCGGGTTCAGGAAAAACCACACTGGTTAAATTGCTGGTTGGGTTATATACACCAAATTCCGGACAGATTCTGTATAACGGAGTTCCCGGTAGCGATATTGACCTGAATGGATTGAGAGAACAAATTGGATTTGTTACACAAGATACCCAGTTATTTGCCGGTACTATCCGCGAAAACCTCAGATTTGCAGCTCCTCATGCCACAGATGAACAGTGTCTGGATATGCTTGCCAAGGCTGCTGCGCATAATCTACTGGCCAGGGCGGATAAAGGACTGGATACGGTACTGGGTGAAGGAGGAGTAAAAGTGTCTGGTGGTGAGAAACAACGTCTTTCTATTGCCCGGGCTCTTCTCCGCAAACCAACATTGCTGGTTTTTGATGAAGCTACCTCAGCACTGGATTCTCTTACCGAAGAAGAAATCAGCAAAACAGTTCGGGAAATTTCCGAAAGTCTTAATCATATGACTATTCTCATTGCCCACAGGCTTTCTACAGTACTTCATGCCGACCGTATTTTCGTTCTGGAGAAGGGGCAGATTGTAGAAGCAGGCAAACATCAGGAGTTACTGGAGCAGAAAGGCCTGTATTATGCCATGTGGCGCCAGCAGATCGGGGAACGGACTCTCTCAAGTATAAAACCAGGTTCTGTAAAGGTTGCTTCTTGA
- a CDS encoding ATP-binding protein: MIHYYKFFCSRENLKGIREFVKSVLRNYSLSELEINQMVLAVDEVCANLIIHSHKCNPGDAIELSIKNSKEGIEFEIIDRDAVYFDLESHKPPDVRQMVREGKNGGVGLWLVKQFMDKVEVEYKDTQSTWRLYKDLSLQTRV, translated from the coding sequence ATGATCCATTATTATAAATTTTTCTGTTCGAGAGAAAACCTGAAAGGAATTCGTGAATTTGTAAAAAGCGTACTACGCAATTATTCCCTTTCTGAGTTGGAAATAAACCAGATGGTGCTGGCAGTAGATGAGGTATGCGCCAACCTGATCATTCATTCACATAAATGTAATCCTGGTGATGCTATTGAATTAAGTATTAAGAACAGCAAAGAAGGTATCGAATTTGAAATTATAGATAGAGATGCAGTATACTTTGATCTGGAATCGCACAAACCCCCGGATGTCCGGCAAATGGTGAGGGAAGGGAAAAATGGAGGTGTTGGGTTATGGCTGGTGAAACAGTTTATGGACAAAGTAGAAGTAGAATACAAAGATACCCAGAGCACCTGGCGATTATATAAAGATCTTTCGTTACAAACCCGTGTATAA
- a CDS encoding DedA family protein: MDFSGIAEFFKFLLDSEDIINYGGLALIVLIVYMENGMFFAFFLPGDYLLFLAGLFASTGQLHFSITLISSSIVAAAILGSYTGYFFGRLLGKNLEHRKDSLFFKKEYLERSRVFFARYGGKALILARFMPIVRTFSPIVAGTIHMNIRTFSLYNVLGALAWGVSLPVAGYYLGQRFPQIIDYVEYIILFFIGITSIALIRTLIGMKKKRNKPPGNETSQ; this comes from the coding sequence ATGGACTTTTCCGGAATAGCTGAGTTTTTTAAGTTTTTACTGGACTCTGAAGATATAATTAATTATGGCGGCCTTGCGCTGATTGTGCTGATCGTATATATGGAAAACGGGATGTTTTTTGCGTTTTTCCTGCCTGGCGATTACCTGCTCTTTCTGGCCGGCCTGTTTGCCAGTACCGGTCAATTGCATTTTTCCATTACGCTCATTTCTTCTTCTATTGTGGCAGCTGCCATTCTGGGCAGTTATACCGGCTATTTTTTTGGACGTTTGCTGGGAAAAAATCTGGAACACCGGAAAGATTCTCTGTTTTTTAAGAAGGAATATCTGGAACGGTCGAGGGTGTTTTTTGCCAGATATGGAGGCAAAGCACTGATTTTAGCCCGTTTTATGCCGATCGTGCGTACATTTTCTCCTATTGTGGCTGGCACCATTCACATGAACATCCGTACCTTTTCCTTGTACAATGTGCTGGGAGCATTAGCCTGGGGAGTTTCCTTGCCAGTTGCCGGCTATTATCTGGGGCAGCGGTTTCCACAGATTATAGATTATGTAGAATATATAATTCTCTTCTTTATTGGCATCACTAGTATTGCCCTCATCCGCACCTTGATCGGTATGAAAAAAAAAAGGAACAAACCGCCGGGAAATGAAACAAGTCAATAG
- a CDS encoding Na/Pi symporter, with product MKQNGIEAGKTPKINTTYIIIQVFALLLITFIFMLSLDLMSVAFKSLGADIIEHIIQATSNPFISLFIGLLTTAIVQSSSTVTSMIVAVVASGALSLESAVPMIMGANIGTTVTSTIVALGHIIDKREFRRAFAVATVHDFFNILVTIILFPLEYYFGMLSQLSVLVTGAIINLGNKPGELVKLTISPVSEYIKNLSNENGILLLIISVILLFIAIKYLTVLLKQLVIGESQKKMDKYVFGAPGKSLLWGMVLTGAIHSSSVTTSLIVPLVAADKLSVKKAFPFIMGANIGTTITAMIAAISKSEAALSIALAHVLFNVIGVLIFYPIPAIRNIPVQLARSLGSLTVKNRLIGLVYIILTFFLIPFLLISLVEPKNNKNKPSSVQEVPSKEVR from the coding sequence TTGAAGCAGAATGGTATTGAAGCAGGCAAAACTCCTAAAATAAATACAACCTACATCATTATTCAGGTTTTTGCGCTGTTACTGATTACCTTTATTTTTATGCTTTCCCTGGATTTAATGAGCGTTGCGTTCAAATCTCTGGGGGCTGATATTATTGAGCATATCATTCAGGCAACATCCAATCCTTTCATTAGCTTATTTATTGGCTTGCTTACCACAGCTATCGTACAGAGCAGTTCTACAGTCACTTCTATGATTGTTGCTGTCGTAGCTTCAGGAGCCCTATCGCTGGAAAGTGCTGTTCCTATGATAATGGGTGCAAACATTGGCACCACTGTAACAAGTACCATTGTTGCCTTAGGCCATATTATTGATAAAAGAGAGTTCAGACGGGCTTTTGCTGTAGCTACCGTACACGACTTCTTTAATATTCTGGTCACCATTATTTTGTTTCCGCTGGAATATTATTTTGGCATGCTTTCCCAGCTTTCGGTACTCGTAACTGGTGCGATCATTAATTTAGGTAATAAGCCAGGTGAACTGGTAAAATTAACCATTAGTCCGGTAAGTGAGTATATCAAAAATCTAAGTAATGAGAATGGCATCTTGCTACTGATTATTTCAGTAATTTTATTATTTATTGCTATCAAGTATTTAACCGTTTTATTGAAACAGCTGGTAATTGGAGAATCACAAAAGAAGATGGATAAATATGTATTTGGTGCCCCTGGCAAATCACTTTTGTGGGGCATGGTATTAACCGGCGCCATACATTCCAGTTCTGTTACCACCTCCCTGATCGTACCTCTGGTAGCTGCAGACAAGCTTTCTGTAAAAAAAGCCTTTCCTTTTATTATGGGTGCCAATATTGGTACTACCATTACAGCCATGATTGCAGCCATCTCTAAGTCGGAGGCAGCCCTGAGTATAGCGCTGGCGCATGTATTGTTTAATGTAATTGGTGTACTTATCTTCTATCCCATTCCGGCTATCCGGAATATTCCTGTGCAACTGGCTCGTTCACTGGGCAGCCTCACCGTTAAAAATAGGCTGATTGGATTAGTGTATATTATCCTTACTTTTTTCCTGATTCCTTTTCTGCTGATTTCGCTGGTAGAACCAAAAAATAACAAGAATAAACCATCCTCTGTACAGGAAGTGCCTTCGAAAGAGGTGAGATAG